One Atribacterota bacterium DNA window includes the following coding sequences:
- the rnpA gene encoding ribonuclease P protein component, which produces MKNETLKSNNEFKRVFLSGDKRIGKYVILYFLPIERNINRYGIITKKYIGNAVKRNRIKRILREILRNKYSNLLSGYDIVILARKNIINASFKEIEEDIVKLINKL; this is translated from the coding sequence TTGAAGAATGAAACATTAAAAAGTAATAATGAATTTAAGAGAGTTTTTTTATCCGGCGATAAAAGAATTGGAAAGTATGTTATACTATACTTTCTTCCGATAGAAAGAAATATCAACAGATATGGAATTATTACTAAAAAGTATATTGGAAACGCAGTTAAAAGAAATAGAATAAAACGGATATTAAGAGAAATATTGCGCAATAAATATAGTAATTTATTATCCGGTTATGATATAGTTATTTTAGCAAGAAAAAATATTATAAATGCTAGTTTTAAGGAAATTGAAGAAGATATAGTTAAATTAATTAATAAATTATAA
- the rsmG gene encoding 16S rRNA (guanine(527)-N(7))-methyltransferase RsmG has translation MEERKYTYSRINNLVKRLNIGMLSLGVSFNKKNSNDLIKYLELIKEYQKKMNITAIRDVNDIIDKHFLDSLSAIQFIQKEVDKSGSNVQLIDIGSGAGLPGIPIKIFFPDTKMLLLEAKKNKKVFLDTVVSSLELKKTAVLQNRAEKLGKMAEHREKYHIVVSRAVAQLGVLSEYSLPFCKIGGVMMAFKGSSYVEELRESYKVIEKLGGALESINLIKIPSSEYIRTILIIRKTFPTPVSFPRRNGIPLKRPLCF, from the coding sequence GTGGAAGAAAGAAAATATACTTATTCGAGAATCAATAATTTAGTAAAAAGACTCAATATAGGCATGCTGTCTTTGGGCGTTAGCTTTAATAAAAAAAATAGTAATGATTTAATTAAGTATTTAGAATTAATTAAAGAATATCAAAAAAAAATGAATATTACTGCTATTAGGGATGTGAATGACATTATTGACAAGCACTTCCTCGATTCATTATCAGCCATACAATTTATTCAGAAGGAAGTTGACAAAAGTGGTAGTAATGTACAATTGATTGATATTGGTAGTGGTGCAGGTTTACCAGGTATACCAATAAAAATATTTTTTCCAGACACAAAAATGCTTTTACTGGAAGCAAAAAAAAATAAAAAAGTATTTTTAGATACAGTTGTCAGTAGTTTGGAGCTAAAAAAAACTGCTGTACTTCAGAATAGGGCAGAAAAACTGGGTAAAATGGCAGAGCATCGTGAAAAATATCATATTGTAGTTTCAAGAGCAGTCGCCCAACTTGGAGTATTAAGTGAATATTCACTACCTTTTTGTAAAATAGGGGGAGTAATGATGGCTTTTAAAGGATCCTCTTATGTAGAAGAATTAAGAGAAAGTTATAAGGTAATTGAAAAATTAGGGGGAGCACTAGAAAGCATAAATTTAATAAAAATACCTTCATCTGAATATATAAGGACAATATTAATTATTCGGAAAACATTTCCAACACCTGTCAGTTTTCCAAGAAGAAATGGTATTCCTCTGAAAAGACCTTTGTGTTTTTAG
- the mnmE gene encoding tRNA uridine-5-carboxymethylaminomethyl(34) synthesis GTPase MnmE: protein MNKEQFIKQGIEVETIAAISTPLGAGGIGIVRLSGPLAFQIASIIFRHKGKFKINPNEFKSHKIYYGTILHPDTEIIIDEVMLTVMRKPRTYTKEDIVEINCHGGLLVVKNVLEITLELGAIIAEPGEFTKRAFINGRIDLSQAEAVIDIIESNSERSLKSSIFQLSGGLRNKINDLKNNIIELNTRIEAPIDFPDQGIPELDRKEIKELLKEYLLEINSLLDTVKYGHLIKEGICCVIIGKTNVGKSSLFNLLLKKNRSIVTSVPGTTRDTIEESVDIKGFRFNLIDTAGMKNPENIVEEISLKRVDDFLEYGQIFIIMFDISQPLDVQDIALINKIKPFINRNNKTILIENKIDLPKRMNTQELYKRLKIKESIKLSVINREGIELLEKRMVDYSLSNISIPEGGLIISNKRHQEYLIKAQERLSYIISKLDTGIQDDFITMDLQYAASQLARITGESCDKEILDNVFSKFCIGK, encoded by the coding sequence ATGAATAAAGAACAGTTTATTAAACAAGGTATTGAAGTAGAAACTATTGCTGCAATTTCAACCCCCTTAGGAGCCGGAGGCATAGGGATTGTCCGTCTTAGCGGACCACTTGCTTTCCAGATAGCCAGCATTATTTTTAGACATAAAGGAAAATTTAAAATAAATCCAAATGAATTCAAATCTCACAAAATATACTATGGAACAATTCTCCATCCTGACACAGAAATAATTATTGATGAAGTGATGTTGACTGTCATGCGAAAACCCAGGACTTATACTAAAGAAGATATCGTAGAAATAAATTGCCATGGTGGTTTACTGGTAGTTAAAAATGTTTTGGAAATCACGTTAGAGCTTGGTGCAATAATTGCCGAACCAGGTGAATTTACCAAAAGAGCATTTATAAATGGAAGGATAGATTTAAGCCAGGCTGAGGCAGTTATTGATATTATTGAATCAAATAGTGAAAGGAGTCTTAAATCTTCTATCTTTCAATTATCCGGAGGACTCAGGAATAAAATAAATGATTTAAAAAATAACATTATTGAATTAAATACAAGAATTGAGGCGCCTATTGATTTCCCGGATCAAGGGATTCCTGAATTAGACAGAAAAGAAATTAAAGAACTATTAAAAGAATACCTGCTTGAGATTAACAGTTTATTAGATACAGTAAAATACGGACATCTAATTAAAGAGGGTATTTGCTGTGTAATTATAGGAAAAACCAATGTGGGGAAGTCAAGCCTATTCAATTTGCTCTTGAAAAAGAATAGATCGATCGTAACATCTGTTCCAGGAACGACTCGAGATACTATCGAAGAATCGGTTGATATAAAAGGATTTAGATTTAATTTGATTGATACTGCCGGGATGAAGAATCCTGAAAATATTGTCGAAGAAATTAGTTTAAAAAGAGTAGATGATTTTTTAGAATACGGACAGATATTCATTATAATGTTTGATATAAGTCAACCCCTTGATGTACAAGATATTGCATTAATAAATAAGATAAAACCTTTCATTAATCGTAATAATAAAACAATCTTAATTGAGAACAAAATTGATTTACCCAAAAGAATGAATACACAAGAGCTATATAAAAGATTAAAGATAAAAGAATCAATTAAATTATCAGTAATAAACAGGGAAGGGATTGAACTTTTAGAAAAAAGAATGGTTGATTATTCTTTGTCGAATATTTCTATTCCCGAAGGCGGTTTAATAATAAGCAATAAGAGGCATCAGGAGTATTTAATCAAAGCACAAGAAAGACTATCATATATTATTTCAAAATTAGATACAGGAATTCAAGATGATTTTATTACAATGGATTTACAGTATGCTGCAAGTCAACTTGCGAGAATAACCGGTGAATCTTGCGATAAGGAGATACTTGATAATGTATTTTCAAAATTTTGTATTGGGAAATAA
- the yidD gene encoding membrane protein insertion efficiency factor YidD codes for MSKMFIALIVFYQKYISPLKPATCRFYPSCSDYAIQSIQRFGFFEGSRLAICRILRCHPYHSGGYDPVPVKTVNKLNLSGTGKK; via the coding sequence ATGAGTAAGATGTTTATTGCTTTAATCGTGTTTTATCAAAAATATATTTCCCCTCTAAAACCTGCAACATGCAGGTTTTATCCCAGTTGTTCTGATTATGCCATTCAATCTATTCAAAGATTTGGCTTTTTTGAGGGATCAAGACTTGCGATTTGCAGAATACTGCGTTGTCACCCCTACCATTCTGGTGGTTATGACCCTGTTCCGGTTAAAACAGTTAATAAATTAAATTTATCCGGAACCGGAAAGAAATAG
- a CDS encoding AAA family ATPase, which translates to MSKIMSISNQKGGVGKTTTAINLSAFLALEKKNVLLIDIDPQGNASSGIGIERSKIEKNIYDCLINQIPIQEVMVPSQIKNLDVLPSTLQLAGAEVELVNYISRENRLKQLIRPIKESYDYIIIDTPPSLGLLTLNALNAADSVIIPVQCEYYALEGIGQLLNTVTLVKENLNPNLSIEGILLTMYDQRNNLSKEVVEEINKHFQGSIFESIIPRNVRLSEAPSYGQPIAIYELKSKGAQAYQKLAKEVISHG; encoded by the coding sequence ATGAGTAAAATTATGTCTATCAGTAATCAAAAAGGTGGTGTTGGTAAAACAACCACGGCTATTAATTTAAGCGCTTTTTTAGCATTAGAGAAAAAAAATGTACTTCTGATTGATATTGATCCCCAGGGGAATGCCAGCAGCGGAATAGGAATAGAACGTTCTAAAATTGAAAAAAACATATATGATTGTCTAATAAATCAAATTCCCATTCAAGAGGTAATGGTACCCAGTCAGATAAAAAATTTAGATGTATTGCCTTCTACCTTACAATTAGCAGGCGCAGAAGTAGAATTAGTAAATTATATCTCCCGGGAAAACAGGTTGAAACAACTAATACGTCCTATTAAAGAATCATATGATTATATTATTATAGACACACCTCCCTCTTTAGGATTGTTAACCTTAAATGCGTTAAATGCAGCTGACTCGGTTATTATTCCTGTTCAATGCGAATATTATGCATTAGAAGGGATTGGACAGCTCCTCAATACAGTTACCCTGGTGAAAGAAAACTTAAATCCCAATTTATCAATCGAGGGAATTTTGTTAACAATGTATGATCAAAGAAATAATTTATCAAAAGAAGTAGTTGAAGAAATAAATAAACATTTCCAGGGTAGTATTTTTGAATCCATTATTCCCCGAAATGTCCGACTAAGCGAAGCCCCAAGCTATGGACAGCCAATCGCAATTTATGAATTGAAATCAAAAGGCGCGCAGGCTTATCAGAAATTGGCAAAGGAGGTAATTTCACATGGCTAA
- a CDS encoding YidC/Oxa1 family membrane protein insertase, producing MWSSLINIVSQILEFLYGVTHNYGLAIILLTIIIRLLLYPLMQKQMTSMRETQKVQPLMQEIQRKYKNDKEKMNQELMRLYKEHNVNPMGGCLPLLIQMPILILFFQVLREFKYFIPNTEQVAGGFLWIQNEIMYQGEMVAGLAAPDKLFGVINMSGNEYFIGILPILVGATMYIQQKLTTPAMPESSQNSSSSNPTAGTQKMMTTIMPLMIGFISFTLPSGLSLYWVTSTIFGIGQQILINKKETEIKTITVNNDKELKKEEKTQPKAIQEVNKKEKEKGNKNIEKDTSWIPGYEKPASLQNKQDKNKGKNNQK from the coding sequence TTGTGGAGTTCATTAATTAATATAGTAAGTCAAATCTTAGAATTTTTATATGGTGTTACCCATAATTATGGATTAGCCATTATTTTATTGACAATTATTATCAGGCTTCTCCTCTATCCTTTAATGCAAAAGCAGATGACTTCTATGAGAGAAACCCAAAAAGTACAGCCATTGATGCAGGAGATTCAAAGAAAATATAAAAATGATAAAGAGAAGATGAATCAGGAACTGATGCGTTTATATAAAGAACATAATGTGAATCCTATGGGAGGATGCTTACCACTTCTTATACAGATGCCAATATTAATTTTATTTTTCCAGGTTTTGCGCGAATTTAAGTATTTTATTCCAAATACTGAACAAGTTGCCGGTGGTTTTTTATGGATACAGAATGAAATTATGTATCAGGGAGAAATGGTAGCAGGGCTGGCTGCCCCGGATAAGTTGTTTGGTGTTATAAATATGTCGGGAAACGAATATTTTATTGGTATTTTACCTATATTAGTTGGAGCAACGATGTATATTCAGCAGAAGCTGACGACACCGGCTATGCCTGAGTCTTCACAGAATAGCAGCTCATCAAATCCAACCGCCGGAACACAAAAGATGATGACTACTATCATGCCTTTAATGATTGGTTTTATCAGCTTTACACTACCTTCCGGGTTAAGTTTATACTGGGTTACCTCTACAATTTTTGGGATTGGTCAGCAGATATTAATTAACAAAAAGGAGACCGAAATTAAGACTATTACAGTAAATAATGACAAAGAATTAAAAAAAGAAGAAAAAACACAACCAAAAGCAATACAGGAAGTTAATAAGAAGGAAAAAGAAAAAGGTAATAAAAATATAGAAAAAGACACTTCCTGGATTCCGGGTTATGAAAAACCTGCCTCTCTACAGAATAAGCAGGATAAGAATAAAGGGAAAAATAATCAAAAATAA
- a CDS encoding MBL fold metallo-hydrolase yields the protein MKIHFLGAAQVVTGSNMLLETENRKILLDCGMFQGNRQLNSLNYKEFPFNPEEVEMLILSHAHIDHSGRIPSLIKKGFKKKIYCTKATYDLCSIMLPDSGYVQETENEWENRKRKRAGKPLREPLYTAAEATDSLKYFSPVLYNQKITIDDNLTIRFQDAGHILGSSIVEMWIKEKGETIKLVFTGDLGRKNKPIIRNPSIIEEADYLIMESTYGNRKHASLDNEASQLIPIMIETKKKGGNVIIPSFAVQRAQDIIYELNQYYDQIVSTKDNSYLDIPVYVDSPLTISATEIFRRNPDCFDKETLELIQNGYNPLDFKNLHFTRTAKESKQLNISSESKVIISASGMCTAGRIKHHLKHNLWRKESSVVFVGYQAEGTLGRRIKDGAKKVKIFGEDVKVNAQIHVLEGFSGHADKDELIEWLKNFKKKPQKVFLVHGEKDSLNALQDAIQDELGLDVTAPELGDHFLIQGVAKTPSLEGKQEKGVRDSLLLEEETSYLKDLMESVLDQLEEKTKQDLEEEDMHRLKNKILELKKEGIELSMMMTDKNKTNHQNK from the coding sequence ATGAAAATACACTTTTTGGGAGCTGCCCAGGTAGTAACAGGTTCTAACATGTTGTTAGAGACGGAAAATAGAAAAATATTACTTGATTGCGGAATGTTTCAGGGAAACAGGCAGCTTAACAGCCTTAACTACAAAGAATTCCCTTTTAATCCTGAGGAAGTAGAGATGTTAATTCTGTCACATGCTCATATTGATCATAGCGGACGTATACCCAGTTTGATTAAAAAGGGGTTTAAGAAAAAAATATATTGTACAAAGGCAACTTATGACCTCTGTTCAATAATGCTTCCAGATAGCGGTTATGTTCAGGAGACGGAGAATGAATGGGAAAACAGGAAAAGAAAAAGAGCCGGGAAGCCATTACGGGAACCTCTTTACACTGCAGCAGAGGCCACAGACAGCTTAAAATACTTTTCACCTGTTTTGTATAATCAAAAAATAACAATTGATGATAATCTTACAATACGATTTCAAGACGCAGGCCATATTCTTGGATCATCGATTGTTGAAATGTGGATTAAAGAAAAAGGAGAAACCATTAAGCTGGTATTTACTGGAGATTTAGGAAGAAAAAATAAACCGATAATCAGGAATCCATCTATCATTGAAGAAGCAGATTACCTGATAATGGAATCTACTTATGGAAACAGAAAGCATGCTTCATTAGATAATGAGGCTTCCCAATTAATACCAATAATGATTGAAACAAAGAAAAAAGGTGGAAATGTAATAATACCTTCTTTTGCTGTGCAAAGAGCACAGGATATTATTTATGAATTAAACCAGTATTATGACCAAATAGTTTCAACCAAGGATAACAGCTACCTTGATATACCTGTATATGTTGATAGTCCTTTAACAATTTCAGCAACAGAGATATTCAGAAGAAATCCAGACTGTTTTGACAAAGAGACTCTTGAGCTTATTCAAAATGGATATAATCCATTAGATTTCAAAAATCTGCATTTTACCAGGACAGCAAAAGAATCAAAACAATTAAATATATCTTCAGAAAGTAAAGTCATAATATCTGCAAGCGGCATGTGTACTGCTGGTCGAATAAAACATCATCTTAAACACAATCTATGGAGAAAAGAGTCAAGTGTTGTTTTTGTAGGATATCAAGCTGAAGGAACTTTAGGAAGAAGAATAAAAGATGGAGCTAAAAAAGTAAAAATATTTGGTGAAGATGTTAAAGTAAATGCCCAAATACATGTATTGGAAGGATTTTCCGGCCATGCTGATAAGGACGAGCTTATTGAATGGTTGAAGAATTTTAAGAAAAAGCCTCAAAAGGTATTTTTAGTACATGGAGAAAAGGATTCACTCAATGCTTTGCAAGATGCTATTCAAGATGAGTTAGGGTTAGATGTAACAGCGCCTGAATTAGGAGATCATTTCCTTATTCAAGGTGTAGCCAAAACACCTTCTTTAGAAGGAAAACAGGAGAAAGGTGTAAGAGATTCATTGTTATTGGAGGAAGAAACCAGTTATTTGAAAGATTTAATGGAATCTGTTTTAGACCAATTAGAGGAAAAAACAAAACAGGATTTAGAAGAAGAAGACATGCATAGATTAAAAAATAAAATACTGGAATTAAAAAAAGAAGGAATTGAATTAAGCATGATGATGACAGATAAAAACAAAACAAATCATCAAAATAAATAA
- a CDS encoding Asp23/Gls24 family envelope stress response protein: MVDTNKNDKNPDLEDQNAELGNISVSKDVVAIIVAMEATKVKGVIGLTAGRKGNFAPLLDKNNLTKGIEVSMNQKDVAITISLVADYAIGIYQTAVETQKNVKKAIETMAGLKVSKVDINVLDVKFKEDMEKKEKPEIKKEIKEEKEKEDKKNLEKNN; this comes from the coding sequence ATGGTAGATACTAATAAAAATGATAAAAATCCGGATTTAGAAGATCAGAATGCAGAACTGGGCAATATATCAGTTTCTAAAGATGTTGTTGCTATAATTGTAGCTATGGAGGCAACCAAAGTAAAGGGTGTTATAGGGTTAACTGCTGGAAGAAAAGGTAACTTTGCCCCATTGTTAGATAAAAATAATTTAACCAAAGGTATAGAGGTCTCGATGAACCAGAAAGACGTAGCTATTACTATTTCCCTGGTAGCTGATTATGCCATCGGTATTTATCAGACTGCCGTGGAAACCCAGAAGAATGTAAAAAAAGCAATTGAGACTATGGCCGGATTAAAAGTAAGCAAAGTAGATATTAATGTTCTTGACGTTAAATTCAAGGAAGATATGGAAAAAAAAGAAAAACCTGAGATAAAAAAAGAAATAAAAGAAGAGAAAGAGAAAGAAGATAAAAAGAACTTAGAGAAAAATAATTAA
- a CDS encoding DUF401 family protein translates to MAEAIKIISVIILIVVLLGLKWNLGLIMFVSSVFLGILFQQGFYELATNLYLAIIDYTTLQLIGIIVLVYILSSILIRTKSMEGIEKSLQNIVSDYRLIVFFIASFLGLIPMPAGAMFSAPLLKEIGVKNNMSSEEIMFFNYWFRHIWEFVWPLIPGVLLYTSVTGLDIRQVMIFQSPLVFIALIIGLLWMYLSLKRKKNNEINSESPGQQWLLLFKSIWSILFIIFLVLFIKINLLIALTVTTIMLLIIYREILLPKLKEIIFYDISFKVVFLVVGIMFFKQVLENTNSMEQISLLFSALGINIWVILFFIPFLLGFLTGSTAGFVGISFPIIMPLLIQSGTLNMPMVIIAYVAGFSGMMMSPMHLCFTVTVEYLKADILKFYKRLSISIVGLIMISSIYVFYINMAIKQY, encoded by the coding sequence TTGGCTGAAGCAATAAAAATTATTTCTGTTATTATTTTAATTGTTGTTTTATTGGGTTTAAAGTGGAATCTTGGCTTGATTATGTTTGTTTCGTCTGTTTTTCTCGGAATTTTATTCCAGCAGGGTTTTTATGAACTCGCAACTAATCTTTATCTTGCCATTATTGATTATACAACATTACAATTAATTGGTATTATTGTTTTGGTTTATATACTAAGCAGTATTTTAATCAGAACAAAAAGTATGGAGGGAATCGAAAAATCTTTACAGAATATTGTGTCTGATTATCGTTTAATAGTATTTTTTATAGCCAGTTTCTTGGGATTAATACCAATGCCTGCCGGTGCCATGTTTTCTGCTCCTTTATTGAAAGAAATTGGAGTAAAAAACAATATGAGTTCAGAAGAAATAATGTTTTTTAATTATTGGTTTCGCCATATTTGGGAATTTGTCTGGCCCTTAATACCAGGTGTATTGTTATACACTTCAGTAACCGGCCTTGATATTCGGCAGGTAATGATTTTCCAATCACCTTTAGTCTTTATTGCACTTATAATTGGGCTATTATGGATGTATCTGAGTTTAAAAAGGAAAAAGAATAATGAAATAAATTCAGAATCACCGGGACAACAATGGCTACTTTTGTTTAAAAGTATATGGTCAATATTGTTTATTATATTTTTAGTATTATTTATTAAAATAAATTTATTAATTGCTTTGACTGTTACTACAATAATGCTACTGATTATTTATAGAGAAATACTATTACCAAAACTGAAAGAAATTATATTTTATGATATATCATTCAAGGTCGTTTTTTTGGTTGTGGGGATTATGTTTTTCAAACAGGTATTAGAAAACACCAATTCCATGGAACAAATTTCTTTACTATTTTCAGCACTTGGTATCAATATTTGGGTTATATTATTTTTTATTCCTTTTTTGTTGGGATTTCTAACAGGAAGCACAGCAGGTTTTGTCGGAATAAGCTTTCCTATTATAATGCCGCTATTAATTCAGAGCGGAACCCTAAATATGCCCATGGTTATCATTGCTTATGTTGCAGGTTTTTCGGGAATGATGATGTCTCCAATGCATTTGTGTTTTACGGTTACAGTAGAATATTTGAAGGCAGATATTCTAAAATTTTATAAAAGACTATCGATTAGTATAGTTGGGTTAATTATGATAAGCTCAATTTATGTTTTTTATATAAATATGGCCATAAAGCAATATTGA
- a CDS encoding KH domain-containing protein, whose protein sequence is MSKEKKALEVLTKIINSISAGSEAKKIFSDQDYVIFEVSKADPGLIIGKHGHTLDAIQYLVNMIVNQNTDKDNQKLYLVDIDGYRKRREESLKRFALEKAKIAKERGKVVALYFMNSIERRLIHLSLKDDPHINTHSEGVEPYRRVVISPLQKSPNLDSISKKANE, encoded by the coding sequence TTGAGTAAAGAAAAAAAGGCATTAGAAGTGCTTACAAAAATTATTAATTCAATTAGCGCCGGATCCGAAGCAAAGAAGATATTTTCTGATCAGGATTATGTTATTTTTGAAGTAAGCAAGGCAGATCCCGGTCTTATTATTGGTAAACATGGGCATACCCTGGATGCTATTCAATATCTTGTTAACATGATAGTAAATCAAAATACCGATAAAGATAATCAGAAACTATATTTAGTGGATATAGACGGATATCGTAAAAGAAGAGAAGAATCTCTAAAAAGATTTGCCCTTGAAAAAGCTAAGATTGCAAAAGAAAGAGGGAAAGTAGTTGCATTATACTTTATGAACAGCATTGAAAGAAGGCTTATTCATCTTTCTTTAAAAGACGATCCTCATATAAATACTCATAGTGAAGGCGTTGAGCCTTATCGTAGGGTTGTCATCTCTCCTCTGCAAAAATCTCCAAATTTAGATAGTATTTCAAAAAAAGCAAATGAATAA
- the rpmH gene encoding 50S ribosomal protein L34: protein MKRTYQPNTRKKLKVHGFRNRMSTRSGRLILKRRRKKGRKRLTVSG, encoded by the coding sequence ATGAAGCGTACTTATCAGCCTAATACTCGTAAAAAATTAAAAGTGCATGGTTTCCGCAACCGTATGAGTACCCGAAGCGGTAGACTTATCTTAAAAAGAAGAAGAAAAAAAGGAAGAAAAAGATTAACCGTTTCCGGTTAG
- a CDS encoding ParB/RepB/Spo0J family partition protein — protein MAKKGLGRGLESLIPISNIKDRSYVTEVDVNQLWPNLYQPRQEFDQEKMDELKESIKAHGIIQPIIVRESADGYEIVAGERRLKAAKELGMKKVPVIIRQFNNLKSFEIALVENIQREDLNPIDQAFAFKRLSEEFNLTHQELAEMTGKSRTFISNIIRLLNLDDWIKERVAAGKITLGHAKVLLGLENKQIQQEFGQKIIEQELSVRDLERIISIWMKKSRKNFQQKRTIQTFPELEKQLIERFGTKVKIKFNGKRGNLSIEFYSNEDLDRIYSLLLK, from the coding sequence ATGGCTAAAAAGGGTTTAGGAAGGGGATTAGAATCCCTGATTCCTATATCTAACATAAAAGACCGTTCCTATGTTACTGAAGTAGATGTAAATCAATTATGGCCTAATTTGTACCAACCGAGACAGGAATTTGACCAGGAAAAGATGGATGAATTAAAAGAATCTATCAAAGCCCATGGTATTATTCAGCCGATTATTGTCCGGGAGTCAGCAGATGGATACGAGATTGTTGCCGGTGAAAGAAGATTAAAGGCAGCTAAAGAGCTGGGTATGAAAAAAGTACCGGTTATTATAAGGCAATTCAATAATCTTAAATCATTCGAAATTGCATTAGTTGAAAATATTCAGAGGGAAGATCTGAATCCAATAGATCAGGCTTTCGCTTTTAAAAGATTGAGTGAAGAGTTTAATTTGACTCACCAGGAATTAGCTGAAATGACTGGCAAAAGCAGGACTTTTATAAGTAATATTATCAGATTACTGAATCTTGATGACTGGATAAAAGAAAGAGTAGCTGCCGGGAAAATAACATTAGGACATGCCAAAGTCCTTTTGGGGTTAGAAAACAAGCAAATACAGCAGGAATTTGGACAAAAGATTATTGAACAGGAATTATCGGTAAGAGATTTAGAGCGGATAATTAGTATATGGATGAAAAAGAGCAGGAAAAATTTTCAGCAAAAAAGAACGATACAGACTTTTCCGGAACTGGAAAAGCAGTTAATAGAAAGATTCGGTACAAAAGTTAAGATAAAATTTAATGGAAAAAGAGGAAATCTTTCGATTGAATTTTATAGCAATGAGGATTTAGATAGAATTTATAGCCTTTTATTAAAATGA
- the amaP gene encoding alkaline shock response membrane anchor protein AmaP yields MKEKFFNNMIFILFIILLLIFSLKCFLIAFNVIEKGFLVSIINKGINVIYSSLTNQVLLAIAGFVIFAIALWLIWLKQRIALQIPSVKITTDDGEIKISTISLEQIILNTLHDIKGVKEIKPDIQIQKNGGVKAILQLIVATDCNIPEMANLIQQKLKEELPRISGVDLKDIKINVNKIEYENKEVIPK; encoded by the coding sequence ATGAAGGAAAAATTTTTTAATAATATGATTTTTATTCTTTTTATCATTCTGTTATTGATTTTTTCTTTAAAATGTTTTTTGATAGCCTTTAATGTAATAGAAAAAGGTTTTTTAGTGAGTATTATAAATAAAGGAATTAATGTAATTTATTCAAGCCTTACAAATCAGGTATTGCTTGCCATAGCCGGTTTTGTAATATTTGCTATTGCTCTATGGCTAATTTGGTTGAAACAAAGGATTGCTTTACAAATACCATCAGTGAAAATAACTACTGATGATGGTGAAATAAAAATTTCTACTATATCACTTGAACAGATAATTCTAAATACATTACATGATATAAAGGGAGTAAAAGAGATTAAGCCTGATATTCAAATCCAGAAAAACGGAGGAGTTAAAGCTATTTTACAGCTTATTGTAGCAACAGATTGTAATATACCGGAAATGGCTAATCTTATTCAACAAAAATTAAAAGAAGAGCTGCCAAGAATAAGCGGAGTAGACCTAAAAGATATTAAAATTAATGTCAATAAAATTGAATATGAGAATAAAGAGGTAATTCCTAAATAA